One genomic window of Punica granatum isolate Tunisia-2019 chromosome 1, ASM765513v2, whole genome shotgun sequence includes the following:
- the LOC116189632 gene encoding nuclear/nucleolar GTPase 2-like isoform X1, with translation MPVKQATVHLLDRERFSDAFGPKRNMRKHPNLLAADYESLMPSNRSMVNLQKEMKMMDLGTQWLRGQSKRIWGELYKVIDSSDVIVQVLDARDPQGTRCYHLERHLKEHCKDKHMVFLLNKVDLVPAWAIKGWLRVLSKEYPTLLFRGSTNKSFGKGSLLSVLRQFARLILRSNHDKQAISVGFVGYPNVGKSSVINALRTKSVCKVAPIPGETKAWQYIRLTKQIFLIDCPGVVYPNKDSETDIVLKGVVRVTNLEDASEHIGKVLRRVKKEHLQRAYKIKDWEDENDFLVQLCRAKGKLLRGGEPDLTSAAKMMLHDWQRGRIPFFVPPSLRETEASEGPSKAHKDADKYEAFGTRQAAASFRVIASVISSQQQKSIPVQRDLFTEDELKGKSDPELGSPEDESAEEPPAEEEDDS, from the exons ATGCCTGTGAAGCAAGCAACGGTTCATCTTCTAGACAGAGAGCGTTTCTCGGATGCTTTTGGGCCTAAGAGGAACATGAGGAAGCATCCGAACCTCTTGGCAGCAGATTATGAATCTCTA ATGCCTTCGAACAGAAGTATGGTTAATCTGCAGAAGGAGATGAAGATGATGGACTTAGGCACGCAATGGTTGAGAGGTCAGAGTAAGCGCATATGGGGTGAACTCTACAAAGTCATAGATTCTTCAGATGTTATCGTTCAG GTTTTGGATGCTAGAGATCCACAAGGTACAAGATGCTATCATCTGGAGAGGCATCTGAAAGAGCATTGCAAGGACAAGCATatggtttttcttttgaacAAG GTTGATCTGGTTCCAGCTTGGGCGATAAAGGGATGGCTTCGGGTTTTATCCAAAGAATATCCTACTCTATTATTCCGTGGCAGTACTAATAAATCTTTTGGCAAG GGCTCTCTCCTTTCTGTTTTGAGACAATTTGCACGTTTGATTTTGAGAAGCAACCACGACAAGCAAGCAATATCTGTCGGTTTTGTTGGCTATCCCAATGTTGGGAAGTCATCGGTGATCAACGCCCTGAGGACAAAGAGC GTTTGCAAGGTCGCTCCTATCCCGGGCGAGACCAAAGCATGGCAGTACATAAGGTTGACAAAGCAAATTTTTCTGATTGATTGCCCTGGTGTTGTTTACCCGAACAAGGACTCCGAAACGGATATTGTTTTGAAGGGCGTT GTGCGAGTCACGAATTTGGAAGATGCTTCTGAACACATCGGGAAGGTTCTTAGACGTGTTAAAAAGGAACACCTGCAAAGAGCATACAAGATAAAGGACTG GGAAGATGAAAATGATTTCTTAGTTCAGCTGTGCAGAGCAAAAGGCAAATTATTGAGG GGTGGTGAACCGGACTTAACCTCCGCCGCCAAGATGATGCTCCACGACTGGCAAAGGGGAAGGATTCCCTTCTTTGTACCTCCTTCACTACGAGAAACTGAAGCATCTGAGGGGCCGAGCAAGGCTCACAAGGATGCAGATAAATATGAGGCATTTGGCACTAGGCAGGCGGCTGCATCTTTTCGGGTCATTGCCAGCGTGATCTCATCTCAGCAGCAGAAAAGTATACCTGTCCAAAGGGATCTATTCACTGAGGACGAGCTCAAAGGGAAGTCGGATCCAGAACTCGGGTCGCCGGAGGATGAATCAGCCGAGGAGCCACCAgctgaggaggaggatgatAGCTAA
- the LOC116189632 gene encoding nuclear/nucleolar GTPase 2-like isoform X2, with amino-acid sequence MASNNNVLLKEKKLPSSLLYDPKKMPSNRSMVNLQKEMKMMDLGTQWLRGQSKRIWGELYKVIDSSDVIVQVLDARDPQGTRCYHLERHLKEHCKDKHMVFLLNKVDLVPAWAIKGWLRVLSKEYPTLLFRGSTNKSFGKGSLLSVLRQFARLILRSNHDKQAISVGFVGYPNVGKSSVINALRTKSVCKVAPIPGETKAWQYIRLTKQIFLIDCPGVVYPNKDSETDIVLKGVVRVTNLEDASEHIGKVLRRVKKEHLQRAYKIKDWEDENDFLVQLCRAKGKLLRGGEPDLTSAAKMMLHDWQRGRIPFFVPPSLRETEASEGPSKAHKDADKYEAFGTRQAAASFRVIASVISSQQQKSIPVQRDLFTEDELKGKSDPELGSPEDESAEEPPAEEEDDS; translated from the exons ATGGCGAGTAACAACAATGTTCTCTTGAAGGAAAAGAAGCTTCCTTCATCACTCCTATATGATCCAAAGAAG ATGCCTTCGAACAGAAGTATGGTTAATCTGCAGAAGGAGATGAAGATGATGGACTTAGGCACGCAATGGTTGAGAGGTCAGAGTAAGCGCATATGGGGTGAACTCTACAAAGTCATAGATTCTTCAGATGTTATCGTTCAG GTTTTGGATGCTAGAGATCCACAAGGTACAAGATGCTATCATCTGGAGAGGCATCTGAAAGAGCATTGCAAGGACAAGCATatggtttttcttttgaacAAG GTTGATCTGGTTCCAGCTTGGGCGATAAAGGGATGGCTTCGGGTTTTATCCAAAGAATATCCTACTCTATTATTCCGTGGCAGTACTAATAAATCTTTTGGCAAG GGCTCTCTCCTTTCTGTTTTGAGACAATTTGCACGTTTGATTTTGAGAAGCAACCACGACAAGCAAGCAATATCTGTCGGTTTTGTTGGCTATCCCAATGTTGGGAAGTCATCGGTGATCAACGCCCTGAGGACAAAGAGC GTTTGCAAGGTCGCTCCTATCCCGGGCGAGACCAAAGCATGGCAGTACATAAGGTTGACAAAGCAAATTTTTCTGATTGATTGCCCTGGTGTTGTTTACCCGAACAAGGACTCCGAAACGGATATTGTTTTGAAGGGCGTT GTGCGAGTCACGAATTTGGAAGATGCTTCTGAACACATCGGGAAGGTTCTTAGACGTGTTAAAAAGGAACACCTGCAAAGAGCATACAAGATAAAGGACTG GGAAGATGAAAATGATTTCTTAGTTCAGCTGTGCAGAGCAAAAGGCAAATTATTGAGG GGTGGTGAACCGGACTTAACCTCCGCCGCCAAGATGATGCTCCACGACTGGCAAAGGGGAAGGATTCCCTTCTTTGTACCTCCTTCACTACGAGAAACTGAAGCATCTGAGGGGCCGAGCAAGGCTCACAAGGATGCAGATAAATATGAGGCATTTGGCACTAGGCAGGCGGCTGCATCTTTTCGGGTCATTGCCAGCGTGATCTCATCTCAGCAGCAGAAAAGTATACCTGTCCAAAGGGATCTATTCACTGAGGACGAGCTCAAAGGGAAGTCGGATCCAGAACTCGGGTCGCCGGAGGATGAATCAGCCGAGGAGCCACCAgctgaggaggaggatgatAGCTAA
- the LOC116189632 gene encoding nuclear/nucleolar GTPase 2-like isoform X3, whose amino-acid sequence MPSNRSMVNLQKEMKMMDLGTQWLRGQSKRIWGELYKVIDSSDVIVQVLDARDPQGTRCYHLERHLKEHCKDKHMVFLLNKVDLVPAWAIKGWLRVLSKEYPTLLFRGSTNKSFGKGSLLSVLRQFARLILRSNHDKQAISVGFVGYPNVGKSSVINALRTKSVCKVAPIPGETKAWQYIRLTKQIFLIDCPGVVYPNKDSETDIVLKGVVRVTNLEDASEHIGKVLRRVKKEHLQRAYKIKDWEDENDFLVQLCRAKGKLLRGGEPDLTSAAKMMLHDWQRGRIPFFVPPSLRETEASEGPSKAHKDADKYEAFGTRQAAASFRVIASVISSQQQKSIPVQRDLFTEDELKGKSDPELGSPEDESAEEPPAEEEDDS is encoded by the exons ATGCCTTCGAACAGAAGTATGGTTAATCTGCAGAAGGAGATGAAGATGATGGACTTAGGCACGCAATGGTTGAGAGGTCAGAGTAAGCGCATATGGGGTGAACTCTACAAAGTCATAGATTCTTCAGATGTTATCGTTCAG GTTTTGGATGCTAGAGATCCACAAGGTACAAGATGCTATCATCTGGAGAGGCATCTGAAAGAGCATTGCAAGGACAAGCATatggtttttcttttgaacAAG GTTGATCTGGTTCCAGCTTGGGCGATAAAGGGATGGCTTCGGGTTTTATCCAAAGAATATCCTACTCTATTATTCCGTGGCAGTACTAATAAATCTTTTGGCAAG GGCTCTCTCCTTTCTGTTTTGAGACAATTTGCACGTTTGATTTTGAGAAGCAACCACGACAAGCAAGCAATATCTGTCGGTTTTGTTGGCTATCCCAATGTTGGGAAGTCATCGGTGATCAACGCCCTGAGGACAAAGAGC GTTTGCAAGGTCGCTCCTATCCCGGGCGAGACCAAAGCATGGCAGTACATAAGGTTGACAAAGCAAATTTTTCTGATTGATTGCCCTGGTGTTGTTTACCCGAACAAGGACTCCGAAACGGATATTGTTTTGAAGGGCGTT GTGCGAGTCACGAATTTGGAAGATGCTTCTGAACACATCGGGAAGGTTCTTAGACGTGTTAAAAAGGAACACCTGCAAAGAGCATACAAGATAAAGGACTG GGAAGATGAAAATGATTTCTTAGTTCAGCTGTGCAGAGCAAAAGGCAAATTATTGAGG GGTGGTGAACCGGACTTAACCTCCGCCGCCAAGATGATGCTCCACGACTGGCAAAGGGGAAGGATTCCCTTCTTTGTACCTCCTTCACTACGAGAAACTGAAGCATCTGAGGGGCCGAGCAAGGCTCACAAGGATGCAGATAAATATGAGGCATTTGGCACTAGGCAGGCGGCTGCATCTTTTCGGGTCATTGCCAGCGTGATCTCATCTCAGCAGCAGAAAAGTATACCTGTCCAAAGGGATCTATTCACTGAGGACGAGCTCAAAGGGAAGTCGGATCCAGAACTCGGGTCGCCGGAGGATGAATCAGCCGAGGAGCCACCAgctgaggaggaggatgatAGCTAA